One Cicer arietinum cultivar CDC Frontier isolate Library 1 chromosome 8, Cicar.CDCFrontier_v2.0, whole genome shotgun sequence DNA segment encodes these proteins:
- the LOC101515507 gene encoding uncharacterized protein, which translates to MRIEVQGKYLQAVLEKAQTNFSQDGQGNLEASKVQLDEFNLALSNFMENMNNKDSKENIVGMSEYYDKNHSSSFNYQEVLGEEEKKDLKPQVEGGSIQLDLNIKGNEVAYANGAEMESKMVSYRVYHF; encoded by the coding sequence ATGAGAATAGAGGTTCAAGGGAAGTATTTGCAGGCAGTGTTAGAGAAAGCACAAACTAATTTTTCTCAAGATGGACAAGGCAATCTTGAAGCATCAAAAGTTCAATTAGATGAATTCAACTTAGCTTTGTCAAATTTCAtggaaaatatgaataataaagaTAGTAAAGAAAACATAGTAGGCATGAGTGAATATTATGATAAGAATCATAGCTCATCTTTCAATTATCAAGAAGTACTAGGGGAAGAAGAAAAGAAGGATCTAAAACCTCAAGTTGAAGGGGGTTCAATACAGCTAGACTTAAACATCAAGGGTAATGAAGTTGCATATGCAAATGGAGCTGAAATGGAATCAAAGATGGTTTCATATAGGGTATACCATTTTTGA